The proteins below come from a single Halostagnicola larsenii XH-48 genomic window:
- the aglF gene encoding UTP--glucose-1-phosphate uridylyltransferase AglF: protein MQAVVLAAGKGTRLRPLTEDKPKVLVEVNDKPLIEDVFDNLLEIGVDEFVVVVGYMKEKIIKRYGDEYQGVPITYAHQREQLGLAHAILQAEPHIEDDFVLMLGDNIFRGNLGDVINRQREDRADAAFLVEEVPWEEASRYGVLDTNEYGEVVEVMEKPDDPPSNLVMTGFYTFTPAIFHACHLVQPSDRGEYELPDAIDLLIQSGRTIDALRMDGWRIDVGYPEDRERAEERIAEESGVVAETTD from the coding sequence ATGCAGGCTGTCGTCCTCGCCGCAGGCAAGGGAACACGCCTCCGGCCACTCACAGAAGACAAGCCGAAGGTTCTCGTGGAGGTCAACGACAAACCGCTCATCGAAGACGTCTTCGATAACCTCCTCGAGATCGGCGTCGACGAGTTCGTCGTCGTCGTCGGCTACATGAAAGAGAAGATCATCAAACGCTACGGCGACGAGTATCAGGGCGTGCCGATCACCTACGCCCACCAGCGCGAGCAACTCGGGTTGGCCCACGCGATTTTGCAGGCCGAACCCCACATCGAGGACGATTTCGTCCTGATGCTCGGGGACAACATCTTCCGCGGAAACCTCGGCGACGTGATCAACCGACAGCGCGAGGACCGCGCCGACGCTGCCTTCCTCGTCGAGGAGGTGCCCTGGGAGGAAGCCTCCCGCTACGGCGTCCTCGATACGAACGAGTACGGCGAGGTCGTCGAAGTCATGGAAAAACCCGACGACCCGCCGTCGAACCTCGTGATGACCGGCTTTTATACGTTTACGCCGGCGATCTTCCACGCCTGTCACCTCGTCCAGCCCTCCGACCGCGGCGAGTACGAACTCCCGGACGCGATCGACTTGTTGATCCAGTCCGGACGCACCATCGACGCGCTCCGGATGGACGGCTGGCGCATCGACGTCGGCTACCCCGAAGACAGAGAGCGAGCCGAAGAGCGGATCGCAGAAGAATCCGGCGTCGTCGCCGAGACCACCGACTGA
- a CDS encoding sulfatase family protein: protein MNVLVVVVDALRTDRVGAYDGRRVTPTIDELAAEGTVFERAYSTTNATDPALTSLQTGRLPRTHGVRNHGSHVTDEEKRAIEGVPALPMVLEERGYDTAAFGRPLGRWHRRGFDRYPELSSAHWRLKSLEKSASSLLYGIHPAIGDTLSRTYNALTDRTGSDDEDGVVAEFTDFLDESNQFYSLVHLMDTHTPYDVDDALVERYLEEHDDENRPLSAVAEEFPTGSITANSLTPGGVVNQDNERWEDHEMGVGTALARAQYDAAATEADRTIEGLLEALETRELLEETLVVVLADHGESLGEHGIYFEHHGLYEPTTRIPLVVRPPESDGVERSAELVSITDIAPTILDALELADERALDADGQSLRPLLEGEGDDWESRESLLLEEANTQRFRAVRTDRWKYLRAVEDDPTCRYCERSHGESEQLYDLESDPEETENLVAERPETLAALRDELDDLLSRHEPRSGPSNDADDDAVEYDDEEEVLDRLESLGYR, encoded by the coding sequence ATGAACGTACTCGTGGTCGTCGTCGACGCCCTTCGGACTGATCGCGTGGGCGCGTACGACGGACGGCGGGTGACGCCGACGATCGACGAACTCGCTGCGGAGGGAACCGTCTTCGAGCGGGCCTACAGCACGACGAACGCGACCGATCCCGCGCTCACGTCGCTGCAAACGGGTCGGCTCCCGCGAACTCACGGCGTGCGCAATCACGGCTCGCACGTCACCGACGAGGAAAAACGAGCGATCGAGGGCGTTCCGGCGCTCCCGATGGTCCTCGAGGAGCGGGGCTACGACACGGCTGCGTTCGGTCGCCCGCTCGGGCGCTGGCACCGTCGCGGATTCGACCGATATCCGGAACTCTCCTCGGCCCACTGGCGACTCAAATCCCTCGAGAAGTCGGCCAGCAGCCTGTTATACGGCATCCATCCCGCGATCGGCGACACGCTCTCTCGCACGTACAACGCGCTCACCGATCGGACGGGCAGCGACGACGAGGACGGCGTCGTCGCGGAGTTTACCGACTTCCTCGACGAGTCGAATCAGTTCTACTCGCTCGTCCACCTGATGGACACCCACACGCCCTACGACGTCGACGACGCGCTCGTCGAGCGCTATCTCGAGGAGCACGACGATGAGAACCGTCCGCTCTCGGCGGTCGCCGAGGAGTTCCCGACGGGGTCGATCACCGCGAACAGCCTCACCCCCGGCGGCGTCGTCAACCAGGACAACGAGCGGTGGGAGGACCACGAGATGGGCGTCGGAACGGCGCTGGCGCGGGCGCAGTACGACGCGGCGGCGACGGAGGCGGATCGAACCATCGAAGGGCTGCTCGAGGCCCTCGAGACCCGCGAGTTGCTCGAGGAGACGCTTGTCGTCGTCCTCGCGGATCACGGGGAATCGCTCGGCGAACACGGGATCTACTTCGAACACCACGGGCTCTACGAGCCGACGACGCGGATTCCGCTGGTCGTCCGCCCGCCCGAATCCGACGGCGTCGAGCGGTCGGCCGAACTGGTGAGCATCACCGACATCGCGCCCACGATTCTCGACGCGCTCGAGCTAGCCGACGAACGGGCGCTCGATGCCGACGGGCAGTCGCTCCGGCCGCTGCTCGAGGGCGAGGGCGACGACTGGGAGTCCCGGGAGTCGCTGTTGCTCGAGGAAGCCAACACCCAGCGGTTCAGGGCCGTTCGGACCGACCGCTGGAAGTACCTCCGGGCGGTCGAGGACGACCCGACCTGTCGGTACTGCGAACGATCCCACGGGGAGTCCGAACAGCTCTACGACCTCGAGTCTGATCCTGAGGAGACCGAAAACCTCGTCGCCGAACGACCCGAGACGCTCGCAGCGCTCCGGGACGAACTCGACGACCTACTTTCGCGACACGAGCCGCGATCCGGCCCGTCGAACGATGCAGACGACGATGCGGTCGAGTACGACGACGAAGAGGAGGTTCTGGATCGGCTCGAGTCGCTCGGCTACCGATAG
- a CDS encoding SDR family oxidoreductase, which translates to MNVLVTGGAGFIGSHIAHRLLAEGHRVVVLDVLDPYYNTAIKERNLELCRSEGGDRFTFVEGSITDEALVREVVSSNDIEFVYHQAAQAGVRTSVENPKKPHEINTGGLLNLLIAADEHGVERVVNASSSSVYGEVDYLPYDEDHQNVPQSPYGVTKLTAEHYCRVWNELYDVNTVSLRYFTVYGPRMRPNMAITNFTSRCLNGRPPVIYGDGQQTRDFTYIDDVVDANLSLLETDVADGDVMNIGSTGTITIEALAKHVIEQTGADVDLEYTDAKEADARHTHADVSKASELIGYEPSTAIREGVGQFVDWYRANREWYEPLVLDS; encoded by the coding sequence ATGAACGTTCTCGTCACCGGCGGGGCGGGCTTTATCGGCTCTCACATCGCCCACCGGCTGCTCGCAGAGGGCCACCGCGTCGTCGTCCTCGACGTACTGGATCCGTACTACAACACGGCGATCAAAGAGCGAAACCTCGAGCTGTGTCGATCCGAAGGCGGCGATCGGTTCACGTTCGTCGAGGGCTCTATCACCGACGAGGCGCTCGTTCGAGAGGTCGTCTCGAGCAACGACATCGAGTTCGTCTACCACCAGGCCGCACAGGCGGGGGTTAGAACGAGCGTCGAAAATCCGAAGAAACCCCACGAGATCAACACCGGCGGACTGCTCAACCTGCTGATCGCGGCGGACGAACACGGCGTCGAGCGGGTCGTCAACGCCTCGTCGTCGTCGGTCTACGGCGAAGTCGACTACCTCCCCTACGACGAGGATCACCAGAACGTCCCGCAGAGCCCCTACGGCGTCACGAAGCTCACGGCGGAGCACTACTGTCGAGTCTGGAACGAGCTTTACGACGTCAACACCGTGTCGCTGCGATACTTCACGGTCTACGGGCCGCGGATGCGACCCAACATGGCGATCACGAACTTTACCTCCCGGTGTCTCAACGGCCGCCCGCCGGTCATCTACGGCGACGGCCAGCAAACGCGGGACTTCACGTACATCGACGACGTCGTCGACGCGAACCTCTCCCTACTCGAGACGGACGTCGCCGACGGCGACGTGATGAACATCGGCTCGACGGGAACGATCACCATCGAAGCGCTCGCAAAACACGTGATCGAGCAGACGGGTGCCGACGTGGACCTCGAGTACACCGACGCGAAAGAGGCCGACGCGCGCCACACCCACGCCGACGTCTCGAAGGCCAGCGAACTGATCGGCTACGAGCCCTCGACGGCCATCCGCGAGGGCGTCGGCCAGTTCGTCGACTGGTATCGAGCGAACCGGGAGTGGTACGAACCGCTCGTGCTCGATTCCTGA